In Bacteroidia bacterium, the DNA window AATCAGATTTTACCTTATTCCACACCTTATTTTAGACCACCTTACGGTAGAATTACACTTGCCCAAGCAAGACATATTTCCAAAACGCATAAAATTGTAATGTGGTCAGTTTTATCAGGGGATTTTGATACTGCACTTTCAGGAAATAAAGTTTTGTATAAGTCGTTGCAATACACTCAATCGGGCAAAATTATTGTATTTCATGACAGCCTTAAAGCCTTTCCACGATTGGAGTATGCTCTACCACGTTACATAGAAAGCTGTTTGAAATTAGGGTATCATTTTGATATTTTCAAACTTCCAATTTGTGATAGCGTTGGTGAGCATACAGAAAAGTGCAGCTTATACTAAATAAAGTCGATTGGCATGACAAGTTTGTGTGTTTTTTTTGTGATTTATTTTTTAT includes these proteins:
- a CDS encoding polysaccharide deacetylase family protein, coding for MYLHYSPFWIKRMFPTRMWECNCSTISNSLYLTFDDGPIPEVTPWVLDVLKSYNIKATFFCVGNNVKKYPYLLERIHKEGHLVGNHTYNHISGFGTTVKDYLNEVLQTQNVLNQILPYSTPYFRPPYGRITLAQARHISKTHKIVMWSVLSGDFDTALSGNKVLYKSLQYTQSGKIIVFHDSLKAFPRLEYALPRYIESCLKLGYHFDIFKLPICDSVGEHTEKCSLY